One Dictyoglomus turgidum DSM 6724 DNA window includes the following coding sequences:
- the efp gene encoding elongation factor P encodes MISVNDFYPGLTIELEGEIYIVLEYQHVHMAQGQATVRVKLKNLKTGNVIRKTFKSDEYVPQAFINKREAEYLYKQGDEYYFIDNESFEQYILTEEQLGDAIKYLKEGNTVSVLFYEGNPIGIELPTTVVLEVVETDPGLRGDTVSGGSKPAKLETGLVIQVPLFIQIGDKVVVDTRYAKYVERA; translated from the coding sequence ATGATTTCTGTAAATGATTTTTATCCTGGATTAACTATTGAATTAGAAGGAGAAATATATATAGTTCTTGAATATCAACATGTTCATATGGCTCAAGGACAAGCAACGGTTAGAGTGAAGCTTAAAAATCTAAAAACAGGCAACGTAATAAGGAAAACTTTTAAATCTGATGAATATGTCCCTCAAGCTTTCATCAATAAGAGAGAGGCAGAATACTTATATAAACAGGGTGATGAATATTATTTCATTGATAATGAGAGTTTCGAGCAATATATTCTTACAGAAGAGCAATTAGGAGATGCCATAAAATATTTAAAAGAAGGGAATACAGTTAGTGTGTTATTTTACGAAGGAAATCCTATTGGAATCGAATTACCAACTACTGTGGTTTTAGAAGTTGTGGAAACAGATCCAGGTTTGAGAGGAGATACAGTCTCGGGCGGATCTAAACCTGCAAAACTTGAAACGGGTCTTGTAATTCAAGTTCCTTTATTCATACAGATAGGCGATAAGGTTGTTGTAGATACCAGATATGCTAAATATGTGGAGAGGGCATAG
- the accB gene encoding acetyl-CoA carboxylase biotin carboxyl carrier protein — protein MREWNLEDLKEIINLFSKSNLSELIIENGENKLILKRGDNVVNIISDQEIKKEQETKGISTREEEGVYITAPLVGVFYRSPAPGAPPFVEEGDLVEPGQTVCIIEAMKLMNEIKSHVRGRVKKVLVENGQAVEFGQKLFLIETESNV, from the coding sequence ATGAGAGAATGGAATTTAGAAGATTTAAAAGAGATTATAAATCTGTTCTCAAAGAGTAACCTATCAGAGTTAATAATAGAAAATGGGGAAAATAAATTAATATTGAAAAGAGGAGATAATGTAGTAAATATAATTTCAGATCAAGAAATCAAAAAAGAGCAAGAAACAAAGGGAATCTCTACCAGAGAGGAAGAAGGAGTATATATTACAGCTCCTCTTGTAGGAGTCTTTTATAGGTCTCCAGCTCCTGGAGCGCCTCCTTTTGTAGAAGAAGGAGATCTTGTTGAACCAGGACAGACAGTATGTATAATAGAAGCAATGAAATTAATGAATGAGATTAAGAGTCATGTAAGGGGAAGAGTAAAAAAGGTATTGGTAGAAAATGGTCAAGCAGTAGAATTTGGGCAAAAACTATTTTTAATAGAAACCGAAAGCAATGTTTAA
- a CDS encoding M24 family metallopeptidase: protein MIEKIQERLKKEDIDAIWISNIINIRYLTGFTGSTADLLVLKEGGYILVDSRYWEQVNHEVRKVKPILVDGDLNLFTFLKELENKDGLKKIGFESSNVVYSTWVKLRELLQNIELIPLSHWVEELRMVKTEDEIEKIKKALMIAEQAFEKILPLIKVGITEKDIAIELEYQMAKLGSERPAFDTIVASGERGALPHGKASNKKLMGNEFIVFDFGAVYEGYHSDITRTIYFGNPGEEEILIYNIVLEAQKKAEEVIEEGIQCNFVDKVARDIIQENGFGNYFGHGLGHGVGLEIHELPRVSPKSETVLKKGMVITVEPGIYIPGKFGIRVEDMVVVDSHCSKILNKLTNDLIII, encoded by the coding sequence ATGATAGAGAAAATCCAGGAGAGATTAAAGAAAGAAGATATAGATGCTATATGGATAAGCAATATAATAAATATTAGATATCTCACTGGTTTTACTGGATCTACAGCAGATTTGCTTGTTCTCAAGGAGGGGGGGTATATATTAGTAGACTCAAGATACTGGGAACAAGTAAATCACGAAGTTAGAAAAGTCAAACCAATATTAGTAGATGGAGACCTTAACTTATTTACTTTTCTGAAGGAATTGGAGAATAAAGATGGTTTAAAAAAAATTGGATTTGAAAGCTCAAATGTGGTTTATAGTACTTGGGTAAAATTAAGGGAGCTCCTTCAAAATATTGAATTAATTCCTTTAAGCCATTGGGTTGAAGAATTACGTATGGTTAAAACAGAAGATGAGATAGAAAAAATAAAGAAAGCATTAATGATAGCAGAACAAGCTTTTGAAAAAATACTACCTTTAATAAAGGTGGGAATAACGGAAAAAGATATTGCTATTGAGTTGGAATATCAAATGGCTAAATTAGGAAGTGAGAGACCTGCTTTTGATACTATAGTGGCTTCAGGTGAAAGAGGGGCTTTACCACATGGAAAAGCGAGCAATAAAAAGCTTATGGGTAATGAATTTATAGTTTTTGATTTTGGGGCGGTTTATGAAGGCTATCATTCTGATATTACTCGTACTATTTACTTTGGTAATCCTGGTGAAGAAGAAATTTTAATTTACAATATAGTTTTAGAAGCTCAAAAGAAAGCAGAAGAGGTTATTGAAGAAGGTATTCAATGTAATTTTGTAGATAAGGTTGCTCGTGATATAATTCAGGAGAATGGTTTTGGAAATTATTTTGGACATGGTTTGGGTCATGGTGTTGGACTTGAGATTCATGAGTTGCCAAGAGTCTCTCCGAAGAGTGAAACGGTTCTTAAAAAAGGAATGGTTATTACGGTGGAACCAGGAATTTATATACCTGGAAAATTTGGTATAAGGGTGGAGGATATGGTAGTAGTAGATAGCCATTGCTCAAAAATATTAAATAAACTTACTAACGATTTAATAATTATTTAA